One Citricoccus sp. K5 DNA window includes the following coding sequences:
- a CDS encoding L-threonylcarbamoyladenylate synthase, giving the protein MSLLIDCTTESGLDEAIEAARTALANRECVVLPTDTVYGIAADAFSPQAVAVLLAAKGRGRAMPPPVLIGSTRVMDGLAVDVPQSARDLAEEFWPGALTLILQAQPSLTWDLGETRGTVALRVPDDQVARELLQEFGPLAVSSANRTSLPAATTAGAAREMLGDTVSVYLDDGERTVSEPSTIIDCTVSPFRVVRHGALSYGELAAVVPDLVE; this is encoded by the coding sequence GTGAGCCTGCTGATCGACTGCACCACGGAATCCGGACTGGACGAGGCCATCGAGGCCGCCCGGACGGCACTGGCCAACCGCGAATGCGTGGTCCTGCCGACGGACACCGTCTACGGGATCGCCGCCGACGCCTTCTCCCCGCAGGCCGTGGCGGTGCTCCTGGCCGCCAAGGGCCGGGGACGGGCCATGCCGCCGCCGGTGCTCATCGGGAGCACCCGGGTGATGGACGGCCTGGCCGTCGATGTCCCGCAGAGTGCCCGGGACCTGGCCGAGGAATTCTGGCCCGGTGCCCTCACCCTGATCCTCCAAGCACAGCCCTCGCTGACCTGGGACCTGGGGGAGACCCGCGGGACCGTCGCCCTGCGTGTGCCGGATGACCAGGTGGCCCGCGAGCTGCTCCAGGAGTTCGGCCCGCTGGCCGTCTCCAGCGCCAACCGCACGTCCCTCCCGGCGGCGACGACGGCCGGGGCCGCCCGCGAGATGCTCGGCGACACGGTGTCCGTCTATCTCGACGACGGCGAACGCACCGTCTCCGAACCATCCACCATCATCGACTGCACCGTCTCGCCCTTCCGGGTGGTGCGTCACGGGGCCCTGTCCTACGGCGAGCTGGCCGCGGTGGTCCCGGACCTGGTGGAATGA
- a CDS encoding MraY family glycosyltransferase — protein sequence MKVYLLLLGLSAVISFVLTPAVRRLALAGGVYTPQRQRDVHREPVPKLGGVAMIAGVLVALGIGAMIPFLDGIFSDPDPIRGLLFALAVVLAMGVADDLWDLHWTLKLAAQVTAAALVAFHGIRVEAMPVGWIPVGNEPIQIGLTIFILVLTMNAINFVDGLDGLAAGMAVIGGSAFFIYTYLLTRTINEFDYSNLATLLMAVLVGSCLGFLPHNFNPAKIFMGEVGAMLIGLLLATAAVAVTADVEAMEGFRFRNVPAYMPILLPIAVMALPLLDLALAVVRRTVRGASPFSADRGHLHHKLVDGGWTHRQAVLLLYLWTFLIAYGVVSLNFFDGLIVLPVVGVLLLGAGYLTLHPWVRRSRESSRELRS from the coding sequence ATGAAGGTCTACCTGCTGCTGCTGGGGCTCTCCGCCGTCATCAGCTTCGTCCTGACACCGGCGGTGCGCAGGCTCGCCCTGGCCGGGGGCGTCTACACCCCGCAGCGCCAGCGGGACGTGCACCGCGAGCCGGTGCCCAAGCTCGGCGGCGTGGCCATGATCGCCGGAGTGCTGGTAGCGCTGGGCATCGGCGCCATGATCCCGTTCCTCGACGGCATCTTCTCCGACCCCGATCCGATCCGCGGGCTGTTGTTCGCCCTCGCCGTGGTCCTGGCGATGGGTGTGGCGGACGATCTGTGGGACCTGCACTGGACCCTCAAACTCGCCGCCCAGGTGACGGCGGCCGCGCTGGTGGCCTTCCATGGGATCCGGGTCGAGGCCATGCCGGTGGGGTGGATCCCCGTGGGCAACGAACCGATCCAGATCGGCCTGACGATCTTCATCCTCGTGCTGACCATGAATGCCATCAACTTCGTGGACGGCCTCGACGGGCTGGCCGCCGGGATGGCCGTCATCGGTGGCTCGGCCTTCTTCATCTACACCTACCTGCTGACCCGGACCATCAACGAGTTCGACTACTCGAACCTGGCCACCCTCCTCATGGCCGTCCTCGTCGGGTCCTGCCTCGGCTTCCTCCCGCACAACTTCAACCCGGCGAAGATCTTCATGGGTGAGGTGGGCGCCATGCTCATCGGCCTCCTCCTGGCCACCGCCGCCGTGGCCGTGACCGCGGACGTGGAGGCGATGGAGGGATTCCGCTTCCGCAATGTCCCGGCCTACATGCCGATCCTGCTGCCGATAGCCGTCATGGCCCTGCCGCTGCTGGACCTTGCCCTGGCCGTGGTGCGGCGGACGGTCCGCGGGGCCAGCCCGTTCTCGGCCGACCGCGGACACCTGCACCACAAACTCGTGGACGGCGGGTGGACGCACCGGCAGGCCGTGCTGCTGCTCTACCTGTGGACCTTCCTGATCGCCTACGGGGTGGTCTCACTGAACTTCTTCGACGGGCTGATCGTCCTGCCGGTCGTCGGCGTCCTGCTGCTGGGTGCCGGATACCTGACCCTGCACCCCTGGGTGCGCCGTTCGAGGGAATCATCGAGGGAGCTCCGCTCATGA
- the atpB gene encoding F0F1 ATP synthase subunit A, with amino-acid sequence MLPIVLASSTDEGGFAPPTIDQTHLPDILPWMAEYGTGFGKQMLMIILSVILISAFFMLAMRKPGLVPGKVQWLAESGYAFVRNGMGRDIIGEKEFKPFVPLLFGLFFFVIVNNLFGAVPFLQLPSFSHAGSAYALALIVYIIWIGLGIKRNGLKYFKLAVVPSGVPGWILPLLVPLEIISTFLVRPLTHSLRLMATMLSGHMIIMLAGAGAQFLIMETGNVALQATGVLVVLGSVAMYFLELLIMYLQAFVFTLLTAIYIQGALAANDH; translated from the coding sequence GTGCTACCGATCGTGCTCGCCAGCTCCACCGATGAGGGTGGATTCGCTCCTCCCACGATCGACCAGACCCACCTGCCGGACATCCTGCCCTGGATGGCCGAGTATGGCACTGGTTTCGGCAAGCAGATGCTCATGATCATCCTCTCGGTGATCCTCATCTCGGCCTTCTTCATGCTCGCGATGCGCAAGCCGGGGCTCGTTCCGGGCAAGGTGCAGTGGCTCGCGGAGTCAGGCTACGCCTTCGTGCGCAACGGCATGGGCCGGGACATCATCGGCGAGAAGGAGTTCAAGCCCTTCGTCCCGCTGCTGTTCGGCCTGTTCTTCTTCGTGATCGTGAACAACCTGTTCGGCGCTGTTCCCTTCCTGCAGCTGCCGAGCTTCTCGCACGCCGGGTCGGCCTACGCCCTGGCGCTGATCGTCTACATCATCTGGATCGGCCTGGGCATCAAGCGCAACGGCCTCAAGTACTTCAAGCTGGCCGTGGTTCCCAGCGGTGTCCCCGGCTGGATCCTGCCGCTGCTGGTGCCGCTGGAGATCATCTCCACCTTCCTCGTCCGGCCGCTGACCCACTCGCTGCGTCTGATGGCCACCATGCTCTCCGGCCACATGATCATCATGCTGGCCGGCGCGGGTGCCCAGTTCCTGATCATGGAGACGGGCAACGTCGCCCTCCAGGCCACCGGTGTCCTCGTGGTCCTCGGCTCCGTGGCCATGTACTTCCTGGAACTGCTGATCATGTACCTGCAGGCGTTCGTCTTCACCCTGCTCACCGCGATCTACATCCAAGGGGCGCTGGCCGCCAACGACCACTGA
- a CDS encoding ATP synthase F0 subunit C — MEITGNLNLIGYGLASIGSAIGVGLIFAAYINGVARQPEAQRILQPIALLGFALAEALAILGLVFAFVL; from the coding sequence ATGGAAATCACCGGCAACCTCAACTTGATCGGCTACGGCCTGGCCTCCATCGGCTCCGCCATCGGCGTGGGCCTGATCTTCGCCGCCTACATCAACGGCGTCGCCCGTCAGCCGGAAGCCCAGCGCATCCTGCAGCCGATCGCCCTGCTGGGCTTCGCCCTCGCCGAGGCCCTGGCCATCCTGGGCCTGGTCTTCGCGTTCGTCCTCTGA
- a CDS encoding F0F1 ATP synthase subunit B codes for MIRSEAILAAAEGANPLVPNWWEVLVTAVGFAVLMFLVVKYIAPALENSYQNRVDAIEGGLEKAEKAQAEANALKADYEQQQQEGYAEANRVREEARTEGAQILAEAREKAAAESARLVEQAQVQIAAERLQAESSLRTDVGALATTLASRIVGESLEDDARSQRVVDRFLEDLERNSTAGTASGTAGVAE; via the coding sequence ATGATCAGGTCTGAAGCGATTCTCGCTGCAGCCGAGGGCGCCAATCCCCTCGTTCCCAACTGGTGGGAGGTGCTCGTTACCGCCGTTGGCTTCGCCGTGTTGATGTTCCTCGTGGTGAAGTACATCGCCCCGGCTCTGGAGAACTCCTACCAGAACCGCGTGGACGCCATCGAGGGCGGACTCGAGAAGGCTGAGAAGGCCCAGGCCGAGGCCAACGCCCTCAAGGCTGACTACGAGCAGCAGCAGCAGGAGGGCTACGCCGAGGCCAACCGCGTCCGCGAGGAGGCCCGTACCGAAGGCGCCCAGATCCTGGCCGAGGCCAGGGAGAAGGCGGCCGCCGAGTCCGCTCGTCTGGTCGAGCAGGCTCAGGTCCAGATCGCCGCCGAGCGTCTGCAGGCCGAGTCCTCGCTCCGCACCGATGTCGGCGCCCTGGCCACCACCCTGGCCAGCCGCATCGTCGGCGAATCCCTGGAGGACGACGCCCGCTCGCAGCGCGTGGTGGACCGGTTCCTCGAGGACCTCGAGCGGAACTCGACCGCCGGCACCGCGTCCGGCACGGCAGGTGTGGCTGAGTAA
- a CDS encoding F0F1 ATP synthase subunit delta, with amino-acid sequence MAGASSDSLATARQELDSVLVSGGTQLASELFTALAAVDSSAPLRRALTDPSWSVERRTGVVGSLFGSKMSEDALRVLTTLAGLKWSQTRDYGDALEQLATTSVAASAERDGLDGLGRLSDELLSFNRVVQESHDLQRALTDPQAPAASKGTLAERLLANGSAEAKLLVRQAVEAPRGHKPVDLIRGFVDTLAERQRLWIAEVTVARPLAPAQQERLAAGLKRLFGRDLKLDVAVDPELVGGIRVQVGDDVVDSSLQSRLHDLQRKMAG; translated from the coding sequence ATGGCAGGTGCATCGAGCGATTCGCTGGCCACCGCCCGGCAGGAACTGGACTCCGTCCTGGTCTCCGGCGGCACCCAACTGGCTTCCGAGCTGTTCACCGCCCTGGCGGCGGTGGACTCCAGCGCCCCGTTGCGCCGCGCCCTGACCGACCCCTCGTGGTCGGTGGAGCGTCGCACCGGAGTCGTCGGCTCGCTGTTCGGGTCCAAGATGTCCGAGGATGCCCTGCGGGTCCTCACCACCCTGGCCGGCCTCAAGTGGTCCCAGACCCGGGACTATGGGGACGCCCTCGAACAGCTGGCCACCACGTCCGTGGCGGCGTCGGCCGAACGTGACGGGCTGGATGGACTCGGGCGGCTGTCCGACGAGCTGTTGTCGTTCAACCGAGTGGTCCAGGAATCCCACGATCTCCAGCGTGCGCTGACGGATCCGCAGGCTCCCGCCGCGTCCAAGGGCACTCTGGCCGAGCGGCTGCTGGCCAACGGTTCTGCCGAGGCCAAGCTCCTGGTCCGCCAGGCGGTGGAAGCCCCTCGGGGCCACAAGCCCGTGGATCTCATCCGCGGCTTCGTGGACACCCTGGCGGAGCGTCAGAGGCTGTGGATCGCCGAGGTCACCGTGGCCCGTCCCCTGGCCCCGGCTCAGCAGGAGCGGCTTGCCGCTGGATTGAAGCGCCTCTTTGGCCGCGACCTGAAGTTGGACGTGGCCGTCGACCCCGAGCTGGTGGGTGGCATCCGGGTCCAGGTGGGAGACGACGTCGTCGACTCCTCCCTGCAGTCCCGTCTGCACGACCTCCAGCGGAAGATGGCCGGCTGA
- the atpA gene encoding F0F1 ATP synthase subunit alpha, with translation MADLTINADDVRNALNEFAASYEPAGTERVEVGHVVSAADGIARVEGLPSVMANELLRFEDGTLGLAQNLDTREIGVVVLGDFQGVEEGQEVQRTGEVLSVPVGDAFLGRVVDPLGAPLDDMGPIEAEARRAMELQAPGVTQRKSVDEPLQTGMKSIDAMIPIGRGQRQLIIGDRQTGKTAIGIDTILNQKDNWESGDPSKQVRCIYVAVGQKASTIASVRQTLEEHGALEYTTIVASPASDPAGFKYLAPYAGSAIGQHWMYGGKHVLIIFDDLSKQAEAYRAVSLLLRRPPGREAYPGDVFYLHSRLLERCAKLSDELGGGSMTGLPIVETKANDVSAYIPTNVISITDGQIFLQSDLFNANQRPAVDVGISVSRVGGAAQVKAMKKVSGTLKLDLAQYRDQQAFAMFASDLDPATRRQLARGERLTELLKQPQYSPYPVEEQVVSIWTGSNGHLDEVPVEDVLRFERDFLDHLRRKEVVLGPIRETGKLEDSTLEALKTEVEAFKKGFFGEGDSKLVAAGHEEHEPLAADQVTQEKIVKQKR, from the coding sequence ATGGCCGACTTGACCATCAACGCTGACGATGTTCGCAATGCCCTGAATGAGTTCGCGGCATCCTACGAACCGGCCGGCACCGAACGTGTGGAGGTCGGCCACGTCGTCTCCGCGGCAGACGGCATTGCCCGTGTGGAGGGTCTGCCCTCCGTCATGGCCAACGAGCTGCTGCGCTTTGAGGACGGCACCCTGGGCCTGGCCCAGAACCTCGACACCCGTGAGATCGGCGTCGTCGTGCTCGGCGACTTCCAGGGCGTCGAAGAGGGCCAGGAAGTCCAGCGCACCGGTGAGGTCCTCTCCGTGCCGGTGGGCGACGCCTTCCTCGGCCGCGTGGTGGATCCGCTGGGTGCACCCCTGGACGACATGGGCCCGATCGAGGCCGAGGCTCGCCGCGCCATGGAGCTCCAGGCACCGGGCGTCACGCAGCGCAAGTCCGTGGACGAGCCGCTGCAGACCGGCATGAAGTCCATCGACGCCATGATCCCGATCGGCCGCGGCCAGCGCCAGCTGATCATCGGTGACCGCCAGACCGGCAAGACCGCCATCGGCATCGACACCATCCTGAACCAGAAGGACAACTGGGAGTCCGGCGATCCGTCGAAGCAGGTGCGCTGCATCTACGTCGCCGTCGGCCAGAAGGCCTCGACGATCGCCTCCGTGCGGCAGACGCTCGAGGAGCACGGCGCCCTGGAGTACACCACCATCGTGGCGTCCCCGGCCTCCGACCCGGCTGGCTTCAAGTACCTGGCGCCCTACGCCGGTTCGGCCATCGGCCAGCACTGGATGTACGGCGGCAAGCACGTCCTCATCATCTTCGACGATCTCTCCAAGCAGGCCGAGGCGTACCGTGCGGTCTCCCTGCTGCTGCGCCGCCCGCCGGGCCGCGAGGCGTACCCCGGCGACGTGTTCTACCTGCACTCCCGCCTGCTGGAGAGGTGTGCCAAGCTGTCCGACGAACTGGGCGGCGGTTCCATGACCGGCCTGCCGATCGTCGAGACCAAGGCCAACGATGTCTCGGCCTATATCCCGACCAACGTCATCTCCATCACCGACGGACAGATCTTCCTGCAGTCGGATCTTTTCAACGCCAACCAGCGTCCGGCCGTCGACGTGGGCATCTCGGTGTCCCGCGTGGGTGGTGCGGCCCAGGTCAAGGCCATGAAGAAGGTCTCGGGCACGTTGAAGCTGGATCTGGCCCAGTACCGCGACCAGCAGGCCTTCGCCATGTTCGCCTCGGACCTGGATCCGGCGACCCGCCGTCAGCTGGCCCGTGGTGAGCGTCTGACCGAGCTGCTGAAGCAGCCGCAGTACTCCCCGTACCCGGTCGAGGAGCAGGTCGTGTCCATCTGGACCGGTTCCAACGGACACCTGGACGAGGTCCCGGTGGAGGATGTGCTGCGATTCGAGCGTGACTTCCTGGACCACCTGCGTCGCAAGGAGGTCGTGCTCGGCCCGATCCGCGAGACCGGCAAGCTGGAGGACTCCACCCTCGAAGCGCTCAAGACCGAGGTCGAGGCGTTCAAGAAGGGCTTCTTCGGGGAGGGCGACAGCAAGCTCGTCGCCGCAGGCCACGAGGAGCACGAGCCGCTGGCGGCCGATCAGGTCACCCAGGAAAAGATCGTCAAGCAGAAGCGCTGA
- a CDS encoding F0F1 ATP synthase subunit gamma — translation MGAQIRVYRQKIASTQSMQKIFKAMELIATSRIGKARERVSASLPYANAITRAVSAVSSQQDIEHVLTSEVENPKRAAVLVLSSDRGMAGAYSANILRHAEELLESLHAEGKETDIYLVGRKAQGYFDFRNREYQEVWTGNTDAPEFLRAREIGERLVDSFLEDTEAGGVDEIHVVYTAFHSLVTQVPTVVRLLPLEVVEEEVSDSTELYPLYEYEPAPEDVLDALLPKYIESRIFSAMLQASASELANRQRAMKSAGDNAKDLVTEYTLKMNNARQAEITQELTELIAGADALSAS, via the coding sequence ATGGGAGCCCAGATCCGGGTCTACCGCCAGAAGATCGCCTCGACCCAGTCGATGCAGAAGATCTTCAAGGCGATGGAGCTGATCGCCACGTCCCGCATCGGCAAGGCACGTGAGCGCGTGTCCGCGTCGCTGCCGTACGCCAACGCGATCACCCGCGCCGTGTCCGCCGTGTCATCGCAGCAGGACATCGAACATGTGCTGACGTCCGAGGTCGAGAACCCGAAGCGCGCCGCCGTGCTGGTCCTCTCCTCGGACCGTGGCATGGCCGGCGCCTACTCGGCGAACATCCTGCGCCATGCGGAGGAGTTGCTCGAGTCGCTGCATGCCGAGGGCAAGGAGACGGACATCTACCTCGTGGGCCGCAAGGCGCAGGGGTACTTCGACTTCCGCAACCGCGAGTACCAGGAGGTCTGGACCGGCAACACCGATGCTCCGGAGTTCCTGCGGGCCCGTGAGATCGGAGAGCGACTCGTCGACTCGTTCCTGGAGGACACGGAAGCCGGTGGGGTGGACGAGATCCACGTTGTCTACACCGCCTTCCACTCGCTGGTCACCCAGGTGCCGACCGTCGTGCGTCTGCTGCCCCTCGAGGTGGTGGAGGAAGAGGTCAGCGACTCCACGGAGCTGTACCCGCTCTACGAGTACGAGCCGGCGCCGGAGGATGTCCTGGACGCGCTACTGCCGAAGTACATCGAGTCCCGGATCTTCTCGGCCATGCTCCAGGCCTCCGCATCCGAACTGGCCAACCGCCAGCGCGCGATGAAGTCGGCCGGGGACAACGCCAAGGACCTGGTCACCGAGTACACCCTGAAGATGAACAACGCCCGCCAGGCCGAGATCACCCAGGAACTGACCGAGCTGATCGCCGGTGCGGACGCGCTCAGCGCATCCTGA
- the atpD gene encoding F0F1 ATP synthase subunit beta — MTATTNEQGTGTATGGATGRIARVIGPVIDAEFPADAMPALYNALTAELTVNGETHTITFETAQHLGDNLVRAISLQATDGLVRGSSVVDSGSPISVPVGEVVKGHIFNVLGESLDVPTSQLEVTERWPIHRPAPNFASLEGSTEMLETGIKVIDLLTPYIKGGKIGLFGGAGVGKTVLIQEMITRVARNFGGTSVFAGVGERTREGNDLWVEMEEANVLKDTALVFGQMDEPPGTRLRVALSALTMAEYFRDEMNQDVLLFIDNIFRFSQAGSEVSTLLGRMPSAVGYQPNLADEMGVLQERITSTRGHSITSMQAVYVPADDYTDPAPANVFAHLDATTNLTRTLASRGLYPAVDPLASTSRILDPQYVGQDHYDAATRVKQILQKNKELQDIIAILGVDELSEEDKIVVSRARRIEQFLSQNTYTAKQFTGVEGSTVPIKDTVEGFTAIANGDLDHISEQAFYNVGGLDDVERNWAKIQSEN, encoded by the coding sequence ATGACTGCCACCACGAACGAACAGGGCACCGGTACCGCCACCGGTGGCGCCACTGGCCGCATCGCCCGCGTGATCGGGCCGGTGATCGACGCTGAGTTCCCCGCCGATGCCATGCCGGCCCTGTACAACGCCCTGACCGCCGAGCTCACCGTCAACGGTGAGACCCACACCATCACCTTCGAGACCGCGCAGCACCTGGGTGACAACCTGGTCCGCGCCATCTCCCTGCAGGCCACGGACGGCCTGGTCCGCGGCTCGTCCGTGGTCGACTCGGGCTCCCCGATCTCCGTGCCCGTCGGCGAGGTCGTCAAGGGACACATCTTCAACGTCCTCGGCGAGTCCCTCGACGTGCCGACCTCGCAGCTCGAGGTCACCGAGCGCTGGCCCATCCACCGCCCGGCGCCGAACTTCGCCTCCCTCGAGGGCTCCACGGAGATGCTCGAGACCGGCATCAAGGTCATCGACCTGCTGACCCCGTACATCAAGGGCGGCAAGATCGGCCTGTTCGGCGGCGCCGGCGTGGGCAAGACGGTGCTCATCCAGGAGATGATCACGCGTGTGGCCCGCAACTTCGGCGGCACCTCGGTGTTCGCCGGTGTCGGTGAGCGCACCCGTGAGGGCAACGACCTCTGGGTGGAGATGGAAGAGGCCAACGTCCTCAAGGACACCGCCCTCGTGTTCGGCCAGATGGATGAGCCGCCGGGAACGCGCCTGCGCGTCGCCCTGTCGGCACTGACGATGGCGGAGTACTTCCGTGATGAGATGAACCAGGATGTGCTGTTGTTCATCGACAACATCTTCCGGTTCTCCCAGGCCGGTTCCGAGGTCTCCACGCTGCTGGGGCGCATGCCCTCGGCCGTGGGCTACCAGCCGAACCTCGCCGACGAGATGGGCGTGCTGCAGGAGCGGATCACCTCCACCCGCGGCCACTCCATCACCTCGATGCAGGCCGTCTACGTGCCCGCGGACGACTACACCGACCCGGCTCCGGCCAACGTGTTCGCGCACTTGGACGCCACCACGAACCTGACCCGCACCCTGGCCTCCCGTGGCCTGTACCCGGCCGTGGACCCGCTGGCATCGACCTCCCGCATCCTCGACCCGCAGTACGTGGGCCAGGATCACTACGATGCCGCCACCCGCGTCAAGCAGATCCTGCAGAAGAACAAGGAACTGCAGGACATCATCGCGATCCTCGGTGTGGACGAGCTCTCCGAAGAGGACAAGATCGTCGTCTCGCGTGCCCGCCGCATCGAGCAGTTCCTGTCCCAGAACACCTACACCGCCAAGCAGTTCACCGGTGTCGAGGGTTCGACCGTGCCGATCAAGGATACCGTCGAGGGCTTCACGGCCATCGCCAACGGCGACCTTGACCACATCTCCGAGCAGGCGTTCTACAACGTCGGCGGGCTGGATGACGTCGAGCGCAACTGGGCCAAGATCCAGTCGGAGAACTGA
- a CDS encoding F0F1 ATP synthase subunit epsilon — protein sequence MAEHELEVEIVAEDRFVWSGPAKSVSARTAEGEIGILPGHTPLLAVLGDGDVVVQQTNGQTLTAHAEGGFFSVDNDRVVIVAGAASLEGDSAGQGAA from the coding sequence ATGGCTGAGCACGAACTCGAAGTCGAGATCGTCGCCGAGGACCGCTTCGTGTGGTCCGGACCGGCGAAGTCGGTCAGCGCCCGGACCGCAGAGGGTGAGATCGGCATCCTGCCGGGACACACCCCGCTGCTGGCCGTGCTGGGTGACGGAGACGTCGTCGTCCAGCAGACCAACGGGCAGACCCTCACGGCACACGCCGAGGGCGGGTTCTTCTCCGTGGACAACGACCGCGTCGTGATCGTGGCCGGTGCGGCGAGCCTTGAGGGCGACTCCGCCGGCCAGGGCGCAGCCTGA
- a CDS encoding DUF2550 family protein, producing MTPGWSALIVAVLAALGAAVLVVAFMVYWRWRTLVRTPGTFTARIRGAGEDTGGARVIGRYDESGLDLMTVASVDPRPRWSAARHLLRLQREGAVRQDGSVVVRVDGGPAPVDLVIQADACAGLSAWIESGPSVGFGTWRELPPRGYRRRAH from the coding sequence GTGACGCCTGGGTGGTCCGCGCTGATCGTAGCGGTGCTGGCTGCCCTGGGGGCGGCCGTCCTGGTCGTCGCCTTCATGGTCTACTGGCGCTGGCGCACCCTGGTGCGCACCCCCGGGACCTTCACCGCCCGCATCCGCGGGGCAGGTGAGGACACCGGGGGTGCCCGCGTCATCGGGCGGTACGACGAATCCGGCCTTGACCTCATGACGGTGGCCTCGGTGGATCCGCGGCCCCGCTGGTCGGCGGCCCGGCACCTGTTGCGGCTGCAGCGCGAGGGGGCGGTCCGCCAGGACGGCTCCGTCGTGGTGCGTGTGGACGGCGGGCCCGCCCCGGTCGACCTGGTCATCCAGGCGGATGCCTGCGCCGGGCTTTCGGCCTGGATCGAATCCGGCCCGTCCGTGGGTTTCGGCACCTGGCGGGAGCTCCCGCCGCGGGGCTACCGGCGCAGGGCCCATTAG
- a CDS encoding N-acetylglucosamine-6-phosphate deacetylase has protein sequence MDFATAPVHHVRDALRELSLRGVTRVVASLPTLPAPDLLAAVRRLAPLVREGALAGLHLEGPFLSRHRCGAQSAEDVLEPGSDRSRRLLESLVQAGSPDHVGPDAQAIVAMTYAPELEGAEWVDRTLFAAGILPSPGHTDATEAEFSTALQRWTGMQTLGLGGTGQHRRPAVTHLFNAMPGFHHRAPGPVPAALRAAARGDLRVELVADGLHVDPGVILDVLRLVPGAVCVVSDASAATDAPAGTYTLGAVTIETTGNNSNTGTGRTTAPRVAGQPTLASGAVALDGALRHLLGWGVPPELAVPAVSTTPALTLPSARRASGWVEWDWDAENGTIAPGPPAVVVPPGVPGLDGAP, from the coding sequence GTGGACTTCGCCACGGCGCCCGTGCACCACGTCCGTGACGCACTCCGAGAGCTGTCCCTGAGGGGCGTGACCCGCGTGGTCGCCTCCCTCCCCACCCTGCCGGCCCCGGACCTGCTGGCCGCCGTCCGGCGACTCGCCCCGCTGGTCCGGGAGGGTGCCCTGGCCGGCCTCCACCTCGAGGGGCCATTCCTGTCCCGCCACCGCTGCGGGGCCCAATCGGCCGAGGACGTCCTGGAGCCAGGCTCGGACCGGTCACGCCGGCTGCTGGAGTCCCTGGTGCAGGCAGGATCCCCCGACCATGTCGGCCCGGACGCCCAAGCGATCGTCGCCATGACCTACGCTCCCGAGCTCGAGGGCGCCGAATGGGTGGACCGCACCCTGTTCGCCGCGGGCATCCTTCCCTCCCCCGGCCACACCGACGCCACGGAGGCCGAGTTCTCCACGGCACTGCAGCGGTGGACCGGGATGCAGACGCTGGGTCTGGGCGGCACGGGCCAGCACCGCCGCCCCGCCGTGACCCACCTGTTCAACGCCATGCCCGGATTCCACCACCGCGCCCCGGGACCCGTTCCGGCCGCCCTGCGCGCTGCGGCCCGCGGAGACCTCCGAGTCGAACTGGTGGCTGACGGCCTCCATGTGGACCCCGGCGTCATCCTGGACGTCCTGCGCCTGGTCCCGGGCGCCGTCTGCGTGGTCTCAGACGCCTCCGCGGCCACCGACGCACCCGCGGGCACCTACACGCTGGGCGCGGTCACCATCGAGACCACCGGGAACAACAGCAACACCGGGACCGGGAGAACCACCGCACCCCGAGTCGCGGGTCAGCCGACCCTGGCCTCAGGAGCCGTGGCCCTGGACGGTGCGCTGCGGCACCTGCTCGGGTGGGGTGTTCCCCCGGAACTCGCGGTCCCCGCCGTGAGCACGACGCCGGCCCTCACCCTGCCCTCCGCACGCCGCGCCTCGGGATGGGTCGAGTGGGACTGGGACGCCGAGAACGGGACGATCGCACCGGGCCCGCCGGCCGTCGTCGTCCCTCCGGGTGTTCCGGGCCTTGATGGTGCGCCTTAA